One Gossypium raimondii isolate GPD5lz chromosome 3, ASM2569854v1, whole genome shotgun sequence genomic window carries:
- the LOC105796192 gene encoding lysine histidine transporter 2: MVGAGVLSLPYAMSQLGWGPGVTIMLLSWVVTLYTIWQMVEMHEMIPGKRFDRYHELGQYAFGEKLGLWIIIPQQLTVDVSSDIVYMVTGGQSLKKFHDLVCPNCKEIRQTYFIMIFASVHFVLSHLPNFNSISGVSLAAAVMSLSYSTIAWAASIGKGVQPNVDYSYKSTSNPGKVFDFLAGLGEIAFAYAGHNVVLEIQATMPSTPEKPSKGPMWKGVIVAYLIVAICYLPVAFIGYWAFGNSVNDNILLTLENPTGLIATANIFVVIHVIGSYQIFAMPVFDMMESYMVKELRFRPCLRLRLISRTLYVAFTMVIAICFPFFGGLLSFFGGFAFAPTSYYLPCIIWLIICKPKRFSLTWFINWICIVLGVLLMVLSPIGGLRSIIVSAKDYEFFS, encoded by the exons ATGGTTGGAGCTGGTGTTCTTAGCCTTCCTTATGCCATGTCACAGCTTGGATG GGGTCCTGGGGTTACTATAATGCTTTTATCATGGGTTGTAACATTATACACCATTTGGCAAATGGTGGAAATGCATGAGATGATACCCGGTAAGCGTTTCGATAGGTACCATGAGTTAGGCCAGTATGCATTCGGTGAAAAGCTCGGGCTATGGATCATCATACCTCAGCAATTAACCGTAGACGTTAGTTCCGACATTGTCTACATGGTGACGGGAGGCCAATCGTTGAAGAAGTTCCATGATCTGGTCTGTCCTAACTGCAAGGAAATAAGACAAACATATTTCATCATGATTTTCGCTTCGGTTCACTTCGTCCTTTCCCATCTCCCAAACTTCAACTCCATATCTGGTGTCTCACTGGCCGCTGCAGTCATGTCACTGAG CTATTCTACCATTGCTTGGGCAGCTTCGATTGGAAAGGGTGTTCAACCGAATGTCGACtactcatacaagtccacatcCAACCCTGGTAAAGTATTCGACTTCCTTGCCGGATTGGGTGAAATAGCCTTTGCGTACGCGGGTCATAATGTGGTATTGGAAATCCAAGCAACAATGCCATCAACTCCTGAAAAACCTTCAAAAGGTCCAATGTGGAAAGGTGTGATTGTTGCATATCTAATAGTGGCAATTTGCTACTTACCGGTTGCTTTTATTGGTTACTGGGCATTTGGAAACAGTGTTAATGACAACATCCTCTTAACATTAGAGAACCCCACTGGGCTCATTGCTACAGCTAACATCTTCGTCGTCATCCATGTCATTGGCAGCTATCAG ATATTTGCAATGCCAGTGTTTGACATGATGGAGAGTTATATGGTAAAGGAATTGCGTTTCAGACCTTGTTTAAGGCTTCGTTTAATTAGTCGCACTCTATATGTTG CATTCACAATGGTTATTGCCATTTGCTTCCCATTCTTTGGAGGTCTTCTCAGTTTCTTTGGAGGGTTTGCATTCGCTCCTACATcatattat CTTCCATGCATCATTTGGCTTATAATCTGCAAACCCAAAAGATTCAGCTTAACTTGGTTCATAAACTGG ATATGCATTGTACTGGGTGTATTACTGATGGTTCTATCACCCATTGGAGGACTTAGATCAATTATTGTGTCAGCAAAGGACTACGAATTCTTCTCG